A window of the Schlesneria paludicola DSM 18645 genome harbors these coding sequences:
- a CDS encoding DUF983 domain-containing protein yields the protein MAGLLFGTAVGRAFRLRCPRCGVGVLFKNLIIMHERCPNCSLKYERAPGYFLGSTYINYGIMAISVTSIYMLLHYGASISNETLTIPLMIYCTVVPILLFRYARAWWLAMDCYNDPTGFGLLPTNTDTDPPGGPSH from the coding sequence TTGGCTGGTCTTCTGTTTGGTACGGCCGTCGGGCGGGCATTCAGGCTGCGTTGTCCTCGATGCGGCGTGGGCGTACTGTTCAAAAACCTGATTATCATGCACGAGCGCTGCCCGAACTGTTCGCTGAAGTACGAACGTGCGCCGGGATACTTTCTCGGTTCGACGTACATCAACTACGGCATCATGGCGATCTCGGTGACGTCGATCTATATGCTGCTGCACTACGGCGCCTCGATCTCGAACGAGACGCTCACGATTCCGTTGATGATTTACTGCACCGTCGTTCCGATCTTGCTCTTTCGCTATGCACGCGCCTGGTGGCTCGCGATGGATTGCTACAACGATCCAACCGGATTCGGGCTTTTGCCCACGAATACAGACACGGACCCACCCGGCGGTCCGTCACATTGA
- a CDS encoding RecQ family ATP-dependent DNA helicase, giving the protein MKPLDILRTRFGHESFRPPQEQIICRAMRGEHSLVIMPTGGGKSLCYQIPALMMGDGDASTGPKVPLTLVLSPLIALMKDQVDALRGRGIDATFINSSLSREDRERRYAGVGAGKYCLLYVTPERFRKAEFTDALSNRHVRLLAVDEAHCISEWGHDFRPDYTRLRELREQIGNPATIALTATATPEVQSDIIRQLGLSPDDVHVFHEGIDRPNLRLSVEEVWGDDEKIERISAIQQNFADHKGSGIVYFTLIRTLERFSERLQSLKIPHLCYHGDLDRTLRRRIQNQFMRGDCPLVLATPAFGMGIDKDDIRYVIHGEIPGSMEAWYQEIGRAGRDGLPSDCVLLYDESDLLTQMEFLRWSNPDSEFYQRVFDLLVHHRERVEAFGLEWMREKLHARQRHDFRLETVLGMLERHGVIEGSWEPMNLTVVGDLVPEMLDQDRLAEKLRRDQQKLLALVTFIRHEGDKMAYIHDYFGIVKPRSSQ; this is encoded by the coding sequence ATGAAACCTCTGGATATTTTGCGAACTCGTTTCGGACACGAATCGTTCCGACCGCCTCAAGAGCAGATCATTTGTCGCGCCATGCGGGGCGAACACTCGCTGGTGATCATGCCCACTGGCGGGGGAAAATCCTTGTGCTATCAGATTCCCGCATTGATGATGGGCGACGGCGACGCGTCTACGGGGCCCAAAGTCCCATTGACCCTGGTACTGTCTCCGCTGATTGCCCTGATGAAAGACCAGGTTGATGCCTTGCGCGGGCGCGGCATTGATGCGACATTCATCAATTCGTCACTATCCCGCGAAGATCGAGAACGCCGATACGCGGGCGTCGGGGCCGGGAAATATTGCTTGCTGTATGTCACGCCCGAGCGATTCCGCAAGGCGGAGTTTACTGACGCTCTCTCGAATCGGCACGTGCGTTTACTGGCCGTTGACGAGGCCCATTGCATCAGCGAGTGGGGACACGATTTTCGTCCGGACTACACACGTCTTCGCGAGCTTCGCGAGCAAATCGGCAATCCGGCGACGATCGCGCTCACGGCCACGGCAACTCCCGAGGTGCAGTCCGACATCATTCGCCAACTGGGGCTAAGCCCCGACGATGTTCATGTGTTTCATGAGGGGATCGACCGGCCGAACCTGCGGTTGTCGGTCGAAGAAGTCTGGGGCGACGATGAAAAGATCGAGCGGATTTCCGCGATCCAGCAGAACTTTGCCGATCACAAAGGAAGCGGCATCGTCTACTTTACGCTGATCCGGACGCTGGAGCGGTTTAGCGAACGTTTGCAGAGCTTGAAGATCCCGCATCTGTGCTACCACGGGGATCTCGATCGGACCCTGCGTCGGCGTATACAGAACCAGTTCATGCGAGGGGATTGTCCTCTCGTGTTGGCAACACCCGCTTTTGGTATGGGAATCGACAAAGACGATATTCGATACGTGATTCACGGAGAGATTCCGGGGTCGATGGAGGCCTGGTATCAGGAAATTGGTCGAGCGGGCCGCGACGGATTGCCTTCGGACTGCGTGTTGCTTTATGACGAATCCGATTTGTTGACTCAGATGGAGTTCCTGCGCTGGAGCAATCCCGATTCTGAGTTCTATCAGCGTGTCTTTGATTTGCTCGTCCATCACCGAGAGCGAGTCGAGGCGTTCGGCTTGGAATGGATGCGCGAGAAGCTGCACGCCCGGCAAAGACACGACTTCCGGCTGGAGACAGTGCTGGGAATGCTCGAACGGCACGGAGTCATCGAAGGGAGCTGGGAGCCAATGAACCTGACGGTTGTTGGCGATCTGGTTCCCGAAATGCTCGATCAAGATCGACTGGCCGAAAAGTTGCGTCGTGATCAGCAAAAGCTGCTTGCGCTGGTGACGTTTATTCGCCACGAAGGAGACAAGATGGCGTACATCCATGACTATTTTGGTATTGTGAAGCCACGCTCGTCCCAATAA
- a CDS encoding RluA family pseudouridine synthase, protein MFKFPPIIYEDNHCLAFDKPPGLLTMGDHTGERSLVDLARDYLREKYQKPGNVFVGVVHRLDRPVSGVVLYARTSKGASRLSEQFRVHHVQKTYLALVEGAVNARTGILRDRLLKDRERNVVSVLDADDEQGQDCELAFERLERWGHFTLLEIRPLTGRSHQIRVQLSAQGWPIAGDRKYGSTVRTNGFIALHAAALDFAHPTTKEPLSVSAPYPEIWQDIG, encoded by the coding sequence GTGTTTAAATTTCCCCCTATCATCTACGAAGACAATCACTGCCTGGCGTTTGACAAACCGCCGGGATTGCTCACGATGGGTGATCACACCGGCGAACGTTCGCTCGTCGATTTGGCTCGAGACTACTTGCGCGAGAAATATCAAAAGCCCGGCAATGTTTTCGTCGGTGTCGTACATCGACTCGACCGCCCCGTTTCTGGCGTTGTGCTGTACGCGCGGACGAGCAAAGGAGCCAGTCGGCTGTCAGAACAATTCCGCGTCCATCACGTTCAGAAAACCTATCTGGCACTCGTTGAAGGCGCCGTCAACGCCCGAACGGGAATCTTGCGTGATCGGCTTCTCAAAGATCGCGAACGGAACGTGGTTTCGGTCCTTGATGCCGATGATGAACAGGGCCAGGACTGTGAACTGGCGTTCGAACGACTGGAACGCTGGGGCCACTTCACATTGCTCGAGATTCGACCGTTGACTGGTCGCAGTCATCAGATTCGCGTTCAACTCTCTGCGCAGGGTTGGCCGATCGCAGGCGATCGCAAGTATGGCTCGACCGTCCGCACCAACGGTTTTATCGCACTCCACGCCGCCGCCTTGGATTTTGCACACCCCACGACCAAGGAACCATTGTCAGTCTCGGCACCATACCCAGAGATCTGGCAAGACATCGGGTAA